The Petrocella atlantisensis genome has a window encoding:
- a CDS encoding alpha-amylase family glycosyl hydrolase, whose translation MNQGNQGIKDKRDVRTGLMLNAYPDSIDASLSGLVALLKKDAFRDVFESIYILPSVFNTDLDRGFSVIDYELNALLATKEDLEALKALGMDFKFDFILNHASVLSKPFQDIIKKGDQSIYRDFFIDWNRFWEGKGQMTEEGYIQPEEALIKDMFFRKPGLPILNVRMPDGKEVPYWNTFYQEVRYNPIDAIDLMLELDLQYTQAQMIAEIMNQGLLDGKKPSEIDLGIMTAYKAGVVDYLESHRKYLGQMDLNIKSPLVWDFYEDTLKKLAGYGAGIVRLDAFAYAPKAPGEKNFLNKPGTWELLERVKALADRFGLNLLPEIHSKYEEKIHEKIAEEGFMTYDFFLPGLIIDAFENHSSVHLLQWILDVKTKNIKTVNMLGCHDGIPLLDLKGLLSEAQIQNLIDVVVSRGGYVKDLHGKKNIYYQVNATYYSALGEDDEKMLLARAIQMFMPGKPQVWYLDLFAGKNDYEAVKRAGAAGHKEINRTNLTLEEIEARLEKRVVREQIELIRFRHTFPAFDTEGSLEIIESEPHKLILKWVKDDYSALLEADLKTYKYEITTKENRL comes from the coding sequence ATGAATCAAGGGAATCAAGGGATAAAAGATAAAAGGGATGTTCGTACAGGTCTCATGCTTAACGCATACCCGGACAGTATAGATGCATCGCTGAGTGGTCTTGTGGCCTTACTTAAGAAGGACGCATTTAGAGATGTTTTTGAATCTATATACATATTACCCAGTGTGTTTAACACCGATTTGGACCGTGGGTTCTCAGTTATTGATTATGAACTGAATGCTTTACTAGCGACTAAAGAAGACTTAGAGGCCTTAAAGGCATTGGGGATGGATTTTAAGTTTGATTTTATCTTAAATCATGCATCGGTATTATCGAAGCCTTTTCAAGATATTATTAAAAAAGGGGATCAGTCAATCTATAGAGATTTTTTCATTGATTGGAACCGCTTCTGGGAAGGCAAAGGCCAGATGACAGAAGAGGGCTATATTCAGCCAGAAGAAGCTTTGATTAAAGATATGTTTTTTAGAAAGCCGGGTTTGCCTATATTAAATGTGCGCATGCCAGACGGTAAAGAGGTGCCCTATTGGAATACCTTCTATCAGGAAGTTAGATATAACCCTATTGACGCTATTGATCTGATGTTAGAGCTGGACCTTCAATACACTCAGGCACAGATGATTGCAGAAATAATGAATCAGGGACTACTTGATGGGAAAAAGCCTTCTGAGATCGACCTTGGCATCATGACCGCTTATAAAGCAGGTGTCGTTGATTATCTAGAGTCTCATCGAAAATACTTAGGTCAAATGGATCTAAATATCAAGTCGCCACTTGTATGGGATTTCTATGAAGATACTTTAAAAAAATTGGCCGGCTACGGGGCAGGCATTGTTAGATTGGATGCTTTTGCTTATGCACCAAAGGCACCTGGTGAGAAGAATTTCCTAAATAAACCTGGGACATGGGAGTTGCTTGAACGCGTTAAAGCCTTAGCGGACCGTTTCGGCCTTAATCTCTTGCCGGAGATTCATTCCAAGTATGAGGAAAAAATCCATGAGAAAATAGCTGAAGAAGGTTTTATGACCTATGATTTCTTCTTGCCGGGCTTAATCATTGATGCATTTGAAAACCACTCAAGTGTACATCTCCTTCAGTGGATTTTAGATGTTAAGACGAAAAATATTAAGACAGTGAATATGCTCGGTTGTCATGATGGTATTCCGCTATTGGATCTTAAAGGGCTTTTGTCTGAGGCCCAGATTCAGAACTTGATTGATGTTGTTGTTAGTCGTGGGGGTTATGTGAAGGATCTTCATGGGAAGAAGAACATCTATTATCAAGTAAACGCCACTTATTATAGTGCCCTCGGAGAAGATGATGAGAAGATGCTCCTTGCCCGAGCGATTCAGATGTTTATGCCGGGTAAGCCGCAGGTCTGGTATTTAGACCTATTTGCAGGGAAAAATGATTATGAGGCGGTCAAGCGTGCCGGTGCTGCAGGTCACAAAGAGATTAATCGAACCAACTTGACCTTAGAAGAAATAGAAGCACGACTGGAAAAGCGTGTGGTGCGTGAACAGATTGAACTCATTAGATTCAGACATACTTTCCCTGCTTTTGACACGGAGGGGTCGCTTGAGATTATAGAATCAGAGCCCCATAAGTTAATCCTGAAATGGGTAAAAGATGATTATTCTGCCTTATTAGAAGCAGACCTTAAGACCTATAAATATGAAATCACAACCAAAGAAAATAGATTATAA
- a CDS encoding adenylylsulfate kinase: MEKKEDKKMDTFQWVAPQLVDYDNIKKGDMPGDVIQIQTGHIMKAEAIFPKLYQMVKDIQEIRPKDKVVISVHGGSGVGKSEIGALLAYYFNDVGIGSYILSGDNYPHRIPKHNDEERLRIFREMGLKGLVAQGAYNRERGDKLRELQALNQDFDPDQIQELPWLFIYQQEGRKGLEDYLGTSAEIDFDEINHIIAEFKHDKESILLKRMGREETDLWYEKVDFSNIKVVIIEWTHGNNDALIGVDIPILLNSTPSETLEHRKLRNRDGGTDSPFTTMVLDIEQKLLFSQASGAKIIVLKDGEIVGFEQYRQIMLQEGL; encoded by the coding sequence ATGGAGAAAAAAGAAGACAAGAAGATGGATACATTCCAATGGGTGGCACCCCAGCTCGTGGATTACGATAACATAAAAAAAGGGGATATGCCTGGGGATGTGATTCAGATACAGACGGGGCATATTATGAAGGCAGAAGCGATATTCCCCAAGTTATATCAGATGGTTAAGGATATACAAGAGATCCGTCCGAAGGATAAAGTGGTGATTTCCGTTCATGGTGGTTCCGGTGTCGGTAAGTCGGAGATTGGGGCTTTACTGGCGTATTATTTTAATGACGTAGGGATAGGCAGCTATATTCTGTCCGGGGATAATTACCCTCATAGAATACCAAAGCATAATGATGAGGAACGCCTTAGAATCTTCAGAGAGATGGGTCTTAAGGGTCTGGTTGCACAAGGCGCTTATAACCGAGAACGGGGAGACAAACTAAGAGAACTTCAGGCCCTTAATCAAGATTTTGATCCGGATCAAATCCAAGAACTTCCTTGGTTATTCATCTATCAACAGGAAGGTAGAAAAGGTCTTGAAGACTATCTTGGGACTTCGGCTGAGATTGATTTTGATGAAATAAACCATATCATCGCTGAGTTTAAACATGATAAAGAGAGTATTCTGCTTAAGAGAATGGGGCGAGAAGAGACGGATCTATGGTACGAAAAGGTTGATTTTTCTAATATTAAGGTGGTTATTATCGAGTGGACCCACGGCAACAATGACGCTTTAATTGGTGTGGATATACCGATTCTACTTAACAGTACCCCGAGTGAGACATTAGAACATCGTAAATTGCGTAATCGTGATGGTGGAACGGACAGTCCTTTTACAACCATGGTATTGGATATCGAACAAAAGCTACTGTTCTCACAGGCTTCCGGTGCGAAGATAATCGTACTTAAAGACGGCGAGATCGTAGGCTTCGAACAGTACCGTCAAATCATGCTGCAAGAGGGACTATAG
- a CDS encoding transglutaminase domain-containing protein yields the protein MLISMGLIANNYFWGQDEIIFDSSKVISHIASQNKLFSSDQEDFINTEEELLAAVVAMILAWEGEREFMIPALTYEQVEAGIQSAITSMKDYPGYYSAVSSTESATSDVSLSLRVNYKITKTEFDTSVKKAEAIVDEIIQDGMTPFEKTLAIHDYLVDHIVYTKDVEAGEEYIYTMYGALIHGDAVCQGYAEAFHYLSTMAGLETIIIQGTAGEQAHAWNLVQLEEEWYHVDVTWDDPVMPGGTQVKRYDYMNITSEQMSKDHQYIAEDYPVATGKQYNYYVYMDLYAEQASDLIKRLQRFFDEQGNKIEIKTGYDIDQIYVEEVLSQLQSGSYRSLQYSVNPVQNTIILSDVIY from the coding sequence TTGTTAATAAGTATGGGCCTCATTGCGAACAATTATTTCTGGGGTCAAGATGAGATTATTTTTGACAGCAGCAAGGTGATTTCTCATATCGCCAGTCAGAACAAGCTTTTTTCTTCGGATCAAGAGGATTTTATTAATACAGAAGAAGAACTTCTGGCAGCGGTGGTGGCGATGATACTCGCTTGGGAGGGTGAACGTGAATTCATGATTCCTGCACTTACCTATGAGCAGGTAGAAGCTGGGATTCAAAGTGCCATAACGTCCATGAAGGATTACCCAGGGTATTATTCAGCGGTTAGTTCTACGGAGTCAGCCACCAGTGATGTGTCACTGTCCCTTCGTGTCAACTATAAGATTACTAAGACAGAGTTTGACACCAGTGTTAAGAAAGCAGAAGCGATCGTAGATGAGATTATTCAGGACGGTATGACGCCTTTTGAGAAGACTTTGGCTATTCATGATTATTTGGTGGACCATATCGTCTATACTAAGGATGTTGAAGCCGGTGAAGAATATATCTATACCATGTATGGTGCTCTGATTCATGGGGATGCTGTTTGCCAAGGTTATGCTGAGGCTTTTCATTATCTGTCTACAATGGCAGGCCTTGAGACCATCATTATTCAAGGTACGGCAGGAGAGCAGGCCCATGCCTGGAATCTGGTACAGTTAGAGGAAGAATGGTACCATGTGGATGTTACCTGGGATGATCCGGTTATGCCCGGTGGGACTCAAGTCAAGCGGTATGATTATATGAACATCACCAGTGAGCAGATGAGCAAAGATCATCAGTATATTGCAGAAGATTATCCGGTTGCAACAGGTAAGCAGTATAATTACTATGTCTATATGGACCTCTATGCTGAGCAAGCATCGGATCTTATAAAACGGTTACAAAGATTCTTTGATGAACAAGGCAATAAGATAGAGATCAAAACTGGTTATGATATCGACCAGATCTATGTAGAAGAGGTCTTAAGTCAATTACAGTCCGGATCTTACAGAAGCTTGCAGTATAGTGTGAATCCGGTTCAAAATACGATTATTCTATCGGATGTCATCTATTAA
- a CDS encoding carbon starvation CstA family protein yields the protein MISFLLSVIALILGYAFYGKVVEKIFGADNNKPTPAVSMADGVDFVTIDTKKAFLIQFLNIAGLGPIFGAVAGAYWGPSAFLWIVLGSIFAGATHDYFAGMLSVRHNGQTFAEIVGHYLGTSAKNAMRIFSVVLLILVGVVFVNGPAGLLENLTGIPRLAWVGVIIVYYLLATVLPIDKIIGRIYPIFGAALLIMGVGIIVGIFAKGYTIPEIQFNNLHPTGKAIFPYLFITIACGAISGFHATQSPIMARCISDEKQGRSIFYGAMITEGIIALIWAAAAMAFFGSTATLAEAGAAAVVVNTISVSLLGTFGGALAIIGVVACPITSGDTAFRSARLAIADALKFNQLKLSNRFIIAVPLFAIGIALCFIDFAIIWRYFAWANQTLAMVMLWAAESFLIQNKKFHYICSLPAAFMTAVTVTYILIAPEGLKLPTNIGYPVGIITAVLAFAFFLYKASKYTFKIDVGEAEAA from the coding sequence ATGATTTCGTTTTTACTGTCTGTCATCGCGTTAATTCTAGGTTATGCATTTTACGGTAAAGTTGTTGAAAAAATATTTGGCGCAGATAACAACAAACCAACACCAGCTGTTTCTATGGCGGATGGGGTTGACTTTGTAACCATCGACACCAAAAAAGCCTTTCTTATTCAATTTCTAAACATTGCTGGACTTGGACCCATATTTGGTGCGGTTGCTGGTGCATATTGGGGACCATCTGCATTCTTATGGATTGTACTTGGATCAATTTTTGCCGGTGCGACACATGACTATTTTGCCGGTATGCTTTCTGTAAGACACAATGGTCAAACATTTGCTGAAATCGTAGGTCATTATCTTGGAACCTCTGCTAAAAATGCAATGCGGATTTTCTCCGTTGTTTTGTTGATCTTAGTGGGTGTTGTTTTTGTTAATGGGCCGGCCGGGTTACTTGAAAACTTGACGGGTATCCCTAGACTTGCATGGGTAGGCGTCATTATTGTCTATTACTTGTTAGCGACAGTCTTGCCGATCGATAAGATCATTGGTCGCATATATCCAATATTTGGTGCGGCTTTGTTGATCATGGGTGTTGGTATCATCGTAGGTATTTTTGCTAAAGGCTATACCATCCCGGAAATTCAATTTAATAACCTACATCCAACGGGTAAAGCGATATTCCCATATCTATTTATCACCATAGCGTGTGGTGCTATTAGTGGCTTCCATGCAACACAATCTCCAATCATGGCCCGCTGTATTTCTGACGAAAAACAAGGACGTTCTATATTCTATGGTGCTATGATCACAGAGGGCATCATCGCTTTAATCTGGGCCGCTGCTGCAATGGCATTCTTTGGATCTACGGCGACTTTAGCTGAAGCCGGTGCTGCTGCTGTCGTTGTGAATACTATTTCTGTCTCTTTACTTGGTACTTTTGGCGGTGCACTTGCCATTATTGGTGTTGTGGCGTGCCCGATAACTTCAGGCGATACCGCTTTTAGAAGTGCGCGTTTAGCCATTGCGGATGCACTTAAGTTTAATCAGTTGAAATTAAGTAATCGTTTTATTATTGCTGTGCCACTTTTTGCCATTGGAATCGCTTTATGTTTCATTGATTTTGCCATCATTTGGCGCTACTTTGCATGGGCAAATCAAACCTTAGCCATGGTTATGTTATGGGCTGCCGAAAGCTTCTTAATACAGAATAAGAAATTCCACTACATCTGTTCCCTTCCTGCAGCATTTATGACGGCGGTAACCGTTACTTATATCCTGATTGCACCAGAAGGCTTGAAATTACCTACAAACATAGGCTATCCTGTTGGCATCATAACTGCAGTCCTTGCCTTTGCCTTCTTCCTCTATAAGGCATCAAAATATACTTTTAAAATAGATGTGGGTGAAGCAGAAGCTGCTTAA
- a CDS encoding LytR/AlgR family response regulator transcription factor, which yields MIQVLLVDDERPALEELSYLLKSYEDIRILGTYTDPMVALTKLHKTKVDVVFLDISMPEMDGLRLAREIMKLPHPPLIVFATAFDEHALQAFDIHAIDYILKPLSEVRFDRTIQRIHDQLDNRSHQALSIKELISSTLQPRYDKLPVWKNDRIYLISKSDILFCTTNDNETRIFVKNEEYMVLETLSELELQLHEKNFFRCHRSFLINLDAIEEIIPWFNTTYAVKLLNYEEHIPISRRNTKTFKGLINMK from the coding sequence ATGATTCAAGTTTTACTGGTTGACGATGAAAGGCCGGCACTAGAAGAACTGAGTTACTTGCTTAAAAGTTATGAAGATATTAGGATCCTTGGCACCTACACGGATCCCATGGTTGCACTGACTAAGCTCCACAAGACCAAGGTGGATGTTGTGTTCTTAGATATTTCTATGCCTGAAATGGATGGCTTAAGGTTGGCAAGAGAAATCATGAAATTGCCGCATCCACCACTTATTGTTTTTGCGACGGCTTTTGATGAACATGCCCTACAGGCCTTCGATATTCATGCCATCGACTACATATTGAAGCCACTGAGCGAGGTACGGTTTGATCGAACCATTCAAAGAATTCATGACCAACTGGATAACCGAAGTCATCAAGCCTTATCCATCAAAGAATTAATATCCAGTACACTCCAACCCAGATACGATAAATTGCCGGTTTGGAAAAATGATCGAATCTATTTGATCAGTAAGTCGGATATCCTTTTTTGCACCACAAATGACAATGAAACAAGGATTTTTGTAAAAAATGAAGAGTATATGGTCTTAGAAACACTTAGCGAATTAGAATTACAATTGCATGAGAAGAACTTCTTTCGTTGCCATAGAAGCTTTCTTATTAACCTAGATGCTATTGAAGAAATCATTCCATGGTTCAACACTACCTATGCGGTTAAATTATTAAACTATGAGGAACATATCCCCATCAGCAGACGAAATACGAAGACTTTTAAAGGTCTCATCAACATGAAATAA
- a CDS encoding sensor histidine kinase, with the protein MSIEQARFSERLEVVFDIEADAECLVPPLILQPIVKNALKHGIMSTKLGGKLEIHAYKENQTIYIQVKDNGVGMTQEKIKGILEGSDPTAGIGITNVNNRLKSIYGTSLQIESQVNLGTSMVLIFPLGGDVL; encoded by the coding sequence TTGAGTATAGAACAAGCACGATTTTCTGAACGTCTTGAAGTGGTCTTTGACATTGAGGCAGATGCGGAATGTCTTGTACCGCCATTGATTCTACAGCCCATTGTTAAGAATGCATTGAAACATGGCATTATGTCGACCAAATTAGGTGGCAAATTAGAAATCCATGCTTATAAAGAAAATCAGACCATCTACATACAGGTTAAAGATAATGGGGTTGGCATGACCCAAGAAAAAATCAAAGGTATTTTGGAGGGGTCTGATCCTACAGCCGGTATAGGGATTACAAATGTCAACAACCGTCTAAAAAGTATTTATGGAACGAGCCTACAAATCGAGAGTCAGGTTAACTTAGGCACCTCCATGGTTCTCATTTTTCCTTTAGGTGGTGACGTGTTATGA